The Flaviflexus equikiangi genome contains the following window.
GGCGCGTTCCTGCGTTCCCATCGACGGGTTCCAGGCTGCGATGTGGGAGCCGTTGCCGGTGTAGATACCGACGTGGCCGGGCCACCACATGAGATCGCCGGGGCGTGCCGCAGAGGCCGCGACGAGCGTTCCGTTGAACTGCGCACCGTACGAGGAGCGAGCAACTGTGATGCCGTGATGTGCGTAGACGTAGTGTGCGAATCCGATGCAGTCCCAGCCAGCCGGCGTCACGCCGCCCCACACGTACGGAGCCCCCACGAACTGGCGGGCGTACGCGACGATCGAGGTGCGCGTCGCCGTCACCGGGCCAGGCGTGGGCGTCGGAGTCGGCGTCGGTGTGGGCGTCGGAGTCGGAGTCGGTGTGGGTGTCGGAGTCGGCGTCGGAGTTGGAGTCGGCGCAGGCGTAGGCGTAGGCGTCGGAGTTGGCGTCGGTGTCGGAGTCGGCGTGGGCGTTGGTGTCGGTGTGGGCGTTGGTGCGGGAGCCGGCGTTGCCGATTCCTCACGATCCTGCTGGTTGGCCTGGGATTCGAGGGCCGCGGCCTCCTGCTGCGCCTTGGCTTCTGCCTCGGCCTGCCTGATGGCCTCGAGCCTTGCGTCCTCCACCTGTTGGAGCCTTGCTTCTTCGAGTGCTTCGACGCGGGCGCGCTCTTCCGCCTCTTCGACACCCTTCTGCTCCGCTAGCGCGGCGATGAGTGCGTCGCGGCGGCTCTGCGCTTCTGCGAGCTGTTCCTCCACTGCGCGGGCGAGCTGGTCGGCTTCCCGTGCAGTATCGTCTACGTCGCTGGCTGCTGCGGTCTGTGCGGCGGCTGCTTGGGTTGCCTGCTCCTCCATCGCTTCAGCAAGGTTGAGCTTGGCTTCGAACTCTTGGAGCTTCGTCTCTGCGGACTGGCCGAGGCGGTCGTAGGCGCTTTGACGGGCGTTCGCCTCTTCGAGGCTCTCAGCGGAGAGGTAGTTGCCGAACGGCACGGCGCTCGCGCCGTCACGGTACATGGCGGCACCGACGCTTCCGAGCTCCTTACGCGCAATCTCGACCTCGGCATAGGCGGCGTTCGCAGCATCCTGCGTATCCATAGCCTTCGTGATCGTCTCGGACAGTTCGGCCTGGGCTCGGATCTGCTCGCTCTCGGCCAGGGCGGCCGACTCGGCGAGAGCAGTGGACTCTGCCGATAGCGAGGCAAGTTCCGCCTCGAGCTCTGCGAGCGACATCTCCATATAGTTCGAGGTTGTCACCTCGTCGTCTCCGTCATCGGCGATGCCAGCAGTGCCAACAAGGATCATGCTGGCGGCAAGAGCCACGGCACATGTGGCGTGGATGCCACGTCTGCGAATTCCGGCCACGTATTACTCCTCGACGCTGCGGCGTGTCGTTGTGACAATGCCGCCTACTAGTTTTTCGAACCGATACTGACGGTATACCACCCGTGACCTTTTTGAAACAATTTCTCCAATATCCCCACAGTTCACATCTGTCACACGAGTAACATCGGGACGGGATTGCCGGGAAGTGGCGACTTGCTGGGAAATTCCTGAGGTCGGGCCCACACCGAACAATGTGAACGTGATCAACATCACTTTTTATGATCGTGGGCCTTTGGTCCATGTTGTGAGACTTCTGCCCGGGCCTGACCATGGAGACGACGCGTCGCTTAGTGTCATCCCATGTTCCGAATGTGTAACTAGAGCGCGCACCCCTGTGCGTGCACCGATGCTCGCACAGCATCGGCCCAGCCATACCCTGCGAGGCTGGAGTTGTTACGCAACTTTGGCACTCCCTTATATGTTTGAGAGAGAAAAATGACCCAAGAAAACTGGAACTTCGAGACCCTTCAGATCCATGCCGGACAAACCCCCGATTCCGAGACGGGGGCCCGCGCCCTCCCGATCTACCAGACCACGTCGTTCGTGTTCGAGGATGCGGCGCAGGCCGCGGGGCGCTTCGCCTTGACGGAGCCCGGCAACATCTACACCCGCATCACCAACCCGACCCAGGGCGCGATCGAGGCGCGTCTTGCCGCCCTTGAGGGAGGAGTAGCTGGCCTGCTCGTCTCCTCCGGGCAGGCGGCGACCACTCTCGCAATCCTCAATATCGCGCAGGCAGGCGATCATGTCGTCGCCAGCCCCTGGCTGTACGGCGGGACGCTGAGCCTTCTCACCCACACGCTGACCCGCTACGGGATCTCCGTGAGCTACGTCGAGGACCCTGCCGACCCCGAGTCGTGGCGGGCCGCCGTGACGGACAAGACGAAGCTGTTCTTCGGGGAGACGATTCCGAACCCGCGCGGCTCCGTTCTCGACCTGGAGAAGATTGCGGACGTCGCCCACTCGGAGGGCCTGCCGCTGATCGTCGACAACACGGTTGCGACTCCATACGTTCTGCGGCCGTTCGATTTCGGTGCAGATGTTGTCATCCATTCCGCGACGAAGTTCCTGGGCGGACACGGCACCTCGATCGGCGGAGTCATCATCGAGAAGGGCGATTTCGACTGGACGTCAGGGAAGTTCCCGACGCTCTCCGAACCGGATGCCTCCTACCATGGCATCACGTGGGGGGATCTCGGCCCGGGAGCCTTCGTCACCCGTATCCGCACCACGCTCCTGCGCGACATCGGCCCCGCGATCTCACCCTTCAACGCCTTCCTCATCGGCCTGGGCGTGGAGACGCTCTCGCTGCGGATGGAGAAGCACCTCGAGAACACGCGCCGCGTCGCCGAGTTCCTCGAGAACCACGATCTCGTCGAATCGACGACGTGGGCTTCCCTGCCATCCTCCCCTTACTATGATCTGGCGCAGAAGTACACGCCGAAGGGCGCGGGCTCCATCATCGCCTTCACCGTCAAGGGCGGGAAGGATGCCGGCATCGCCTTCGTCGACGGCCTCACTCTCCACTCCAATGTGGCCAACATCGGGGATGTTCGTTCGCTCGTCATCCACCCAGCATCGACCACTCATTCGCAGTTGACGGATGATGAGCTGGCTGCCGCGGGCGTGCCCGCGGGTCTTGTCCGCCTCTCTGTGGGACTCGAGCACATCGACGACATCCTGGCTGACCTCGAGCAGTCTTTCGAGAAGCTGGCCTGACATGGATCGGTCTCCCTCCTACCTCGTCGGTCATCCCCCGTTACGGATCACCGATGCCGCCCCGGTACGCGACGCCGACACGGGCTACCGCCCGCATGCTCGGTTCCGCAGCCTCCCCGCGAGCGGGGCATGGCGGGAGGGAGACGACCCGGGCGACCGGAAGTTCGTTCATCTCGGCTCCCAGACACTCGAATCCGGCGCGACAATCGACGTGACGGTCGCCTACGAGACGTGGGGGGAGCTGAACGAGGACCGCACGAATGCTGTCCTCCTCTGTCACGCACTCACGGGCGACTCGCACGTGCGGAACGCGGATGGTACCGAGGGCTGGTGGCCCGGCATCGTCGGACCCGGCCTCGCGATCGATACCGACAGGTATTTCGTCGTGGCTCCCAATGTGCTCGGGGGCTGTCAGGGGACGACCGGGCCAGCCTCCCCACATCCCGACGGCCGCCCGTGGGCCCGCAGGTTCCCCCGCCTCACCGTCCGCGACCAGGTCGCCACGGAGAAAGCCCTCATGGACTATCTGGGGGTCCCGTCCTGGCATCTCGTCGCAGGGGCGTCCGCCGGCGGTCATCGCGTCATGGAATGGCCCGCAAGCTACCCCGAGCACGTTGACCAGTTCGCTGTCCTCGTGTCCGCTCCCGAGACGACAGCGGAGCAGATCGCCTACGCACATCAGCAGATCCTGGCAATCGAGCTGGATCCGGCGTGGCGGGGCGGGGACTATTACGATGCTCCCGCCGGCAACGGCCCGCACGCCGGGCTCGGCCTGGCTCGCGCTATCGCCCACACCACGTACCGATGTCCGACGGAACTCGATTCGCGCTTTGACAGGGCACCCCAGGAGGGTGAGGATCCGATGGATGGTGGACGTTTCGCCGTCCAGTCCTATCTCGACTATCACGGCTACAAGCTCGCGGCCCGCTTCGATGCCAACTCTTATCTCACGCTCACCGAAGCGATGATGACCCACTCGATCGGCCGCGGACGCGGCGGCGTCGAGGCAGTGCTCTCGACCATGACGCAGCGTGCGCTCGTCGTCTCGGTCGACTCGGACAGGCTCTTCCATCCCGCCGATCAGCGGCGCCTCGCGGAGAGCCTTCCGGGCTGCGATGGTCTCGTGTCCATCCACTCCGACCACGGCCACGATGGTTTCCTCGTGGAGGATGATCAGGTCGGAGACATCCTGCGCACGTTTCTTGCAGGGGCCTGAATCGGGAACGGGAACGGCTCGTTCCTGACACAATGGGGGCATGTGGTCACCCGACGTCCTTGGACCCGGATTCGAATCCGTCACGCTGCCGCTCCTCGACGATGAGGAGGGGGAGGTTGTCACGACACTGGTTCGGCACGTCCCTGCCGATGATCCCCTGGCACGTGACTCGACGCCGACGTCTCCGCGCTTCGTCATGCTGGCGATGCACGGCTGGAACGACTACTTCTATCAGGTCGAACTGGCCCGTGTGATCTCCCGTGCCGGAGGGGCCTTCT
Protein-coding sequences here:
- a CDS encoding C40 family peptidase, whose amino-acid sequence is MAGIRRRGIHATCAVALAASMILVGTAGIADDGDDEVTTSNYMEMSLAELEAELASLSAESTALAESAALAESEQIRAQAELSETITKAMDTQDAANAAYAEVEIARKELGSVGAAMYRDGASAVPFGNYLSAESLEEANARQSAYDRLGQSAETKLQEFEAKLNLAEAMEEQATQAAAAQTAAASDVDDTAREADQLARAVEEQLAEAQSRRDALIAALAEQKGVEEAEERARVEALEEARLQQVEDARLEAIRQAEAEAKAQQEAAALESQANQQDREESATPAPAPTPTPTPTPTPTPTPTPTPTPTPTPAPTPTPTPTPTPTPTPTPTPTPTPTPTPTPGPVTATRTSIVAYARQFVGAPYVWGGVTPAGWDCIGFAHYVYAHHGITVARSSYGAQFNGTLVAASAARPGDLMWWPGHVGIYTGNGSHIAAWNPSMGTQERAVWGSPMYRNVIGD
- a CDS encoding O-acetylhomoserine aminocarboxypropyltransferase/cysteine synthase family protein — translated: MTQENWNFETLQIHAGQTPDSETGARALPIYQTTSFVFEDAAQAAGRFALTEPGNIYTRITNPTQGAIEARLAALEGGVAGLLVSSGQAATTLAILNIAQAGDHVVASPWLYGGTLSLLTHTLTRYGISVSYVEDPADPESWRAAVTDKTKLFFGETIPNPRGSVLDLEKIADVAHSEGLPLIVDNTVATPYVLRPFDFGADVVIHSATKFLGGHGTSIGGVIIEKGDFDWTSGKFPTLSEPDASYHGITWGDLGPGAFVTRIRTTLLRDIGPAISPFNAFLIGLGVETLSLRMEKHLENTRRVAEFLENHDLVESTTWASLPSSPYYDLAQKYTPKGAGSIIAFTVKGGKDAGIAFVDGLTLHSNVANIGDVRSLVIHPASTTHSQLTDDELAAAGVPAGLVRLSVGLEHIDDILADLEQSFEKLA
- the metX gene encoding homoserine O-acetyltransferase MetX yields the protein MDRSPSYLVGHPPLRITDAAPVRDADTGYRPHARFRSLPASGAWREGDDPGDRKFVHLGSQTLESGATIDVTVAYETWGELNEDRTNAVLLCHALTGDSHVRNADGTEGWWPGIVGPGLAIDTDRYFVVAPNVLGGCQGTTGPASPHPDGRPWARRFPRLTVRDQVATEKALMDYLGVPSWHLVAGASAGGHRVMEWPASYPEHVDQFAVLVSAPETTAEQIAYAHQQILAIELDPAWRGGDYYDAPAGNGPHAGLGLARAIAHTTYRCPTELDSRFDRAPQEGEDPMDGGRFAVQSYLDYHGYKLAARFDANSYLTLTEAMMTHSIGRGRGGVEAVLSTMTQRALVVSVDSDRLFHPADQRRLAESLPGCDGLVSIHSDHGHDGFLVEDDQVGDILRTFLAGA